TTAGAAGCATCTGTACTTTTCCGACTATAACCCTCGTACTTTGTCCCTCATTAGTTTCAAGTTTCTTATTAAAAACTTGAACTTTTATTAGTTATTAAACCACTTAAACTATCAAAAAAATGACTGCATCTGCACAAACACTAAGCGGTTGGTCGGCTCCAAGGGAGCTAACAGACCGCGCAACCCGTAACATGCCTGCCTTGGCAACCAATGGAGGCCTTATCTGCATGGCCTGGAGAGGCTTGGACCAAGACAACATCTGGGTATCTGTATCAAACGACAACGGACATTCATGGACTGCCCAAAAAGAACTTACTGACCGTTCTACTGCCAATGCTCCTGCATTGTGTGTAATTAACGGCAGGTTTATCATGGCTTGGAGAGGAACCGGACAGAACAATATCTGGACCTCATACTCAACTGACGGCTTAAACTGGAGCGCACAAGTTGAGCTACAAGACCGTGCTACTACTAACAATCCATCATTGGCCGGTGTTGACGGCATTGGCGCTGTAATGGCATGGCGCGGGCTTGACCAAGCTAACATCTGGATTTCTACTTCGAGTGACGGTATTACCTGGAGCCCACAAGTTGAGCTGCAAGACCGTGCTACCCAAAGCGGCCCTGCTGTTAGCGGAACCAACACCCAAGGCGGTTTGTTTGCCATGCTATGGCGTGGCTTAGACCAAGATAACCTTTGGAAATCAAACTCGAAAAACGGTGCTAACTGGAGCCCACAAAGCGAGATTACTACCAGTGCTACTGTTGACAGCCCCGGCTTAACT
The Bacteroidota bacterium DNA segment above includes these coding regions:
- a CDS encoding exo-alpha-sialidase — protein: MTASAQTLSGWSAPRELTDRATRNMPALATNGGLICMAWRGLDQDNIWVSVSNDNGHSWTAQKELTDRSTANAPALCVINGRFIMAWRGTGQNNIWTSYSTDGLNWSAQVELQDRATTNNPSLAGVDGIGAVMAWRGLDQANIWISTSSDGITWSPQVELQDRATQSGPAVSGTNTQGGLFAMLWRGLDQDNLWKSNSKNGANWSPQSEITTSATVDSPGLTHSDSLGVFYAGWHGLNAPNNPNIFVSWSTDGINYAPQVDTGMQSQNGPALTPAGNGLLMAFRGQNKNNIFVANLNS